A section of the Chryseobacterium scophthalmum genome encodes:
- a CDS encoding DUF3098 domain-containing protein, producing the protein MSKKTNKFSASDFGNETKVSDENTFYFGKQNFKWMLIGLACIVVGFLLMMGPDANTVDGKLDPNVWNDDIFSIRRIRIAPLLVVTGFVIEVYAILKRK; encoded by the coding sequence ATGAGCAAAAAAACAAATAAATTTTCGGCATCAGATTTTGGTAACGAAACAAAAGTTTCCGACGAAAATACTTTTTACTTCGGTAAACAGAATTTTAAATGGATGCTGATTGGTCTTGCGTGTATTGTAGTTGGTTTTCTTCTGATGATGGGGCCAGATGCAAATACGGTTGACGGAAAACTAGATCCCAATGTCTGGAACGACGACATTTTTTCAATCAGAAGAATCAGAATTGCTCCGCTTCTTGTGGTGACTGGTTTTGTGATTGAAGTCTACGCAATTTTAAAAAGGAAATAA
- a CDS encoding T9SS-dependent M36 family metallopeptidase codes for MNCIFINKLKAGNVKILFSFFILFPYFIFSQQQKRLISNYILTKQSKDFKKADLRDFEIDNIDSSESIKGEIVKIQQKFKGYPVYNAVGTAIIKDDKIVYFSDSFVKNYTVSTSETATLNKEKALENIAVALGKAEIKNFQILENSLSESNPKNFTKQRLMFVDVNDNLRLAYEFSFQEPNSTNYWNVLVDANSGEIISKDNLNLSCNFHSDAYSGEFMVSNDVESANLQKNAFLKIADNASYNVFPLPIEAPTFGNRSIVSNPWILASSPEGWHSTGATTYTTTRGNNVYAYEDTANKNQPGFSPDGGINRNFDFPFSINGTPAFNRNAAITNLFYINNKVHDIFYQFGFTESARNFQQNNFGKGGQGNDYVLAESQDGGALNNANFTTPSDGNKPVMQMYIWSTVNRYVFYNAPVTAIPRIPQASPAQFGPQLNGTGITGDVVLASVINGCSALPAGSLAGKIGLIERGGASGCTFASKVKNAQNAGAIAAIIYNNPTAANFPSSMGGTDATITIPSVLITNDEGEYIKTQLNNSLTVNITLKSDPATAITPDGSFDNGIITHEYGHGISNRLTGNGYTCLLKSASKEQMGEGWSDFFALMLTNKPGDNANVPRSVGTYASGQSTTGAGLRPVKYSPDFSINNYTYGKTNGMEIEEDGEIVPDVHSIGFIWASMLWDLHWQYAAKYGYSSDVLANKNSGSARVLQLVTDALKLQACNPTFIDGRNAILSAEMLTTKGEDRCMIWKTFAKRGLGLNALAGNKMNINDQKEDFSIPKDCQDGNSNIAIDKSLIAIYPNPAKDEFFIYLKDFTIGNLHLQIYDMSGKLIVSENRSSQDSRIPVSTKDFENGVYVVKLQGIGVDMSSRIIVKK; via the coding sequence ATGAATTGTATTTTTATTAATAAATTGAAGGCTGGAAATGTGAAAATTCTATTTTCGTTTTTTATTTTGTTTCCTTATTTCATATTTTCTCAGCAACAGAAGAGACTGATATCCAATTATATTCTTACAAAACAAAGTAAGGATTTTAAAAAAGCAGATTTAAGAGATTTTGAAATCGATAATATAGATTCATCTGAATCTATAAAAGGAGAAATTGTAAAAATTCAACAAAAATTTAAAGGATATCCTGTTTATAATGCCGTAGGAACAGCGATCATTAAAGATGATAAAATTGTTTATTTTTCAGATTCTTTTGTAAAAAACTATACTGTTTCGACTTCAGAAACGGCAACGCTCAACAAAGAAAAAGCACTTGAGAATATTGCTGTAGCTTTAGGGAAAGCAGAAATAAAAAACTTTCAGATTCTTGAAAACTCGCTTTCAGAATCGAATCCGAAAAATTTCACGAAACAAAGATTGATGTTTGTTGATGTGAATGATAATTTAAGACTTGCCTACGAATTCTCTTTTCAAGAACCAAATTCTACAAATTATTGGAATGTCTTGGTTGATGCTAATTCAGGTGAAATTATTTCAAAAGACAACCTGAATTTATCTTGCAATTTCCATTCAGATGCGTATTCCGGAGAATTTATGGTTTCAAATGATGTAGAATCAGCAAATCTTCAAAAAAATGCTTTTCTAAAAATTGCAGATAATGCGAGTTACAATGTTTTTCCACTGCCGATAGAAGCGCCTACTTTTGGCAATCGATCCATTGTTTCAAATCCTTGGATTTTGGCTTCTTCACCCGAAGGATGGCATTCTACAGGAGCAACAACTTATACAACAACGAGAGGAAACAATGTATATGCTTATGAAGATACTGCAAATAAAAACCAACCCGGATTTTCTCCTGATGGAGGTATAAACAGAAATTTTGATTTCCCTTTTTCGATTAACGGAACTCCTGCATTTAATAGAAATGCCGCAATCACTAATTTATTTTATATAAATAATAAAGTACATGACATTTTTTATCAGTTCGGATTTACAGAATCTGCAAGAAATTTTCAGCAGAATAATTTCGGTAAAGGTGGACAAGGAAATGATTATGTTTTGGCAGAATCTCAAGATGGAGGCGCTTTAAATAACGCCAATTTTACAACACCTTCCGACGGAAACAAACCTGTGATGCAAATGTATATTTGGTCAACGGTCAATAGATATGTTTTTTATAATGCTCCTGTAACGGCAATTCCGAGAATTCCTCAGGCGAGTCCAGCTCAGTTTGGTCCACAACTTAATGGAACAGGTATTACGGGCGATGTTGTTTTAGCTTCTGTAATTAATGGCTGTTCCGCTTTACCTGCAGGATCTTTAGCCGGAAAAATCGGATTGATTGAAAGAGGAGGAGCTTCAGGCTGTACATTTGCTTCAAAAGTAAAAAATGCTCAGAATGCGGGTGCAATTGCTGCAATTATTTATAATAATCCTACTGCTGCCAATTTTCCTTCTTCAATGGGCGGAACTGATGCTACAATAACGATACCTTCCGTACTCATTACGAATGACGAAGGTGAATATATTAAGACTCAACTTAATAATTCTTTAACGGTGAATATCACTTTAAAAAGTGATCCTGCAACCGCAATTACTCCCGACGGAAGTTTCGACAACGGAATTATTACTCACGAATACGGACACGGAATTTCAAACAGATTAACAGGAAACGGTTATACTTGTCTTTTAAAATCTGCAAGCAAAGAACAAATGGGTGAAGGTTGGTCAGATTTTTTTGCATTAATGTTGACCAATAAACCCGGAGATAACGCAAATGTTCCGAGAAGTGTGGGAACTTATGCAAGTGGACAATCTACAACCGGAGCCGGATTGAGACCTGTAAAATACTCTCCCGATTTTTCTATTAATAATTATACGTATGGAAAAACAAACGGGATGGAAATCGAGGAAGATGGCGAAATCGTTCCCGATGTACACAGTATAGGATTTATTTGGGCATCAATGCTTTGGGATCTTCATTGGCAATATGCTGCGAAATATGGTTATTCCTCTGACGTTTTAGCTAACAAAAACAGTGGAAGCGCACGAGTTTTACAGCTTGTAACAGATGCATTAAAACTGCAGGCTTGCAATCCTACCTTTATTGACGGACGAAATGCAATATTATCTGCAGAAATGCTGACTACCAAAGGAGAAGACCGATGTATGATTTGGAAGACTTTTGCCAAAAGAGGTTTAGGTTTAAATGCTTTGGCTGGAAATAAAATGAATATTAATGATCAAAAGGAGGATTTTTCAATTCCTAAAGATTGTCAGGATGGAAATTCAAATATTGCGATAGATAAGAGCTTGATAGCGATTTATCCTAACCCTGCAAAAGATGAATTCTTTATTTATTTAAAAGATTTCACGATCGGAAATCTTCATTTGCAGATTTATGATATGTCCGGAAAATTAATTGTGTCAGAAAACAGATCTTCACAGGATTCAAGAATTCCTGTTTCTACAAAAGATTTTGAAAATGGAGTATATGTTGTAAAGCTACAGGGAATAGGAGTTGACATGAGTTCAAGGATAATTGTAAAGAAATAA
- the rluF gene encoding 23S rRNA pseudouridine(2604) synthase RluF has protein sequence MEKTRINKYLSEVGYCSRRAADKLLEEGRIKINGQIPELGTKVSDEDVVEVDGKPIRESQEKPIYIAFNKPVGIVCTTDTKRERDNIIEYINHPQRIFPIGRLDKPSEGLILLTSDGDIVNKILRSKNNNEKEYLVRVDKPINPKFLEKMRNGVSILDTITKKCEVEKIDDMTFRIVLTQGLNRQIRRMCEFLGYEVIKLKRIRIMNIKLDIPLGKWRDLTPEEFSTLNDLLDGSSKTF, from the coding sequence ATGGAAAAAACACGTATCAATAAATATCTTTCAGAGGTTGGTTACTGCTCAAGAAGAGCTGCAGATAAGCTTTTGGAAGAGGGAAGAATAAAAATAAACGGACAAATTCCTGAACTGGGAACAAAAGTTTCAGATGAAGATGTAGTAGAAGTTGACGGAAAACCCATCCGTGAATCTCAGGAAAAGCCTATTTATATTGCTTTCAACAAACCTGTAGGAATTGTTTGTACTACCGATACAAAACGTGAAAGAGATAATATCATTGAGTATATCAACCATCCGCAGAGAATTTTCCCAATCGGAAGATTAGATAAACCAAGTGAAGGTTTAATTTTGTTGACAAGTGATGGTGATATCGTTAACAAAATATTGAGATCTAAAAACAATAACGAGAAAGAATATCTTGTAAGAGTTGATAAGCCTATCAATCCAAAGTTTTTGGAAAAAATGCGCAATGGGGTTTCAATTTTAGATACGATAACTAAGAAATGTGAGGTTGAAAAGATTGATGATATGACTTTTCGTATAGTTTTGACACAAGGACTCAACCGTCAGATCAGAAGAATGTGTGAATTTTTAGGTTATGAAGTGATAAAACTGAAACGTATAAGAATCATGAATATCAAACTTGATATTCCTTTGGGAAAATGGAGAGACCTGACTCCGGAAGAATTTTCTACTCTGAATGACTTGCTGGACGGCTCTAGCAAAACTTTTTAG
- a CDS encoding undecaprenyl-diphosphate phosphatase codes for MDLIKAIIIAIIEGLTEYLPISSTAHMGFTANLMGLEETEFLKMFQVSIQFGAILSVVVAYWKKFFDFKNLKFYYKLGFAVIPALVLGYIFDDMIEAVLGNQIAISSVLVLGGVVLLFADKWFKNPVINDEKDISIKKAVTIGFWQCLAMMPGTSRSAASIIGGMTQGLSRKAAAEFSFFLAVPTMLAVTVYSVFVKTWGKTTANPMKGYEMILQSQDHIMIFIVGNIVAFITALIAIKAFIGVLNKYGFKPWGWYRIFVGVALLIYFYYFK; via the coding sequence ATGGATTTAATCAAAGCAATAATCATTGCCATAATAGAAGGACTTACAGAATACTTACCCATTTCATCTACCGCACACATGGGTTTTACCGCCAATTTGATGGGCTTAGAAGAAACTGAATTTCTAAAAATGTTTCAGGTTTCCATACAGTTTGGAGCTATTTTATCGGTAGTCGTTGCCTATTGGAAAAAGTTTTTCGACTTTAAAAACCTTAAGTTTTACTACAAATTAGGTTTTGCGGTAATTCCGGCTTTGGTTTTAGGATATATTTTTGATGATATGATTGAGGCTGTTTTGGGAAATCAGATTGCTATTTCCTCCGTTTTGGTTTTAGGGGGAGTCGTTTTATTGTTTGCCGATAAATGGTTTAAAAATCCGGTTATTAATGACGAAAAAGATATTTCAATAAAAAAAGCAGTGACCATTGGTTTTTGGCAGTGTCTTGCGATGATGCCCGGAACGAGTAGGAGTGCAGCTTCCATTATTGGAGGGATGACGCAGGGTTTATCACGAAAAGCAGCAGCAGAATTTTCTTTCTTTTTGGCTGTTCCTACAATGTTGGCGGTGACGGTTTACTCTGTTTTCGTAAAAACCTGGGGTAAAACAACTGCAAACCCTATGAAAGGTTATGAGATGATTTTACAATCTCAGGATCACATTATGATTTTTATTGTTGGAAATATTGTAGCTTTTATTACAGCTCTTATCGCGATCAAAGCATTTATCGGAGTTTTAAACAAATATGGTTTCAAACCTTGGGGTTGGTACCGTATTTTTGTAGGAGTCGCTTTGTTGATTTATTTTTATTACTTTAAATAA
- a CDS encoding cell division protein FtsX, with protein sequence MAKSVDEFNKKRLRSSNITVVVSIALVLFLLGLMGLILINAQKYSDYLKEQLVVNAYFDENYDIKDSAKIAKQEAVAVELINKMEAVKRTKYITKKMATAEAKKSLGIDTEALFEEDIYPASVEVSLKAGYTDSIKTASVLKELKAVPGIKDVKNDTDSQKIYDNLNKILKWILGFCVLFLVLAIVLINNSIRLKVFSKRFIIKTMQLVGAKRRFILTPFIKEALILGVLGAVIGLLALFGVWYYFTTAIKTPFVQDTNQYIWLVVSIFGVGLFITVLSTIIATWRFLRSNVDDLYYS encoded by the coding sequence ATGGCTAAATCTGTAGATGAGTTTAATAAGAAAAGGCTTCGATCCAGCAATATTACTGTCGTAGTAAGTATCGCATTAGTGCTGTTTTTGTTGGGATTAATGGGGCTTATTTTAATCAATGCTCAAAAATATTCCGACTATTTAAAAGAGCAGCTTGTAGTAAACGCTTATTTTGATGAAAATTACGACATCAAAGATTCTGCTAAAATTGCAAAACAAGAAGCCGTTGCTGTTGAATTAATCAATAAAATGGAGGCGGTAAAACGTACCAAATACATTACCAAAAAAATGGCTACTGCTGAAGCTAAAAAAAGTTTGGGAATCGATACGGAAGCGCTTTTTGAAGAAGATATTTATCCTGCCTCTGTAGAAGTTTCGTTAAAAGCGGGTTATACAGATTCTATTAAAACAGCAAGTGTATTGAAAGAACTGAAGGCTGTTCCCGGAATAAAAGATGTGAAAAACGATACCGATTCTCAGAAAATATATGACAACCTGAATAAAATTTTAAAATGGATTTTAGGATTCTGTGTATTGTTCTTGGTTTTAGCGATTGTATTGATTAACAATTCAATTCGTCTTAAAGTTTTCTCAAAAAGATTTATCATCAAAACCATGCAGTTAGTGGGTGCAAAACGAAGATTTATTTTAACACCTTTCATCAAAGAAGCACTTATTTTAGGAGTTCTTGGTGCGGTTATCGGTCTTTTGGCACTCTTCGGAGTTTGGTATTATTTTACAACAGCGATCAAAACGCCTTTCGTACAAGATACGAATCAGTATATTTGGTTGGTGGTTTCTATATTTGGTGTAGGTTTATTCATCACCGTATTAAGTACAATTATTGCAACATGGAGATTCTTAAGATCTAATGTTGACGATTTATATTATTCTTAA
- a CDS encoding T9SS-dependent M36 family metallopeptidase — protein sequence MKKVILPLIIAVFAVIPSMSFAQSNEVLIKTYISQNKLREYKKSDLNQFVVDNVDSSKSLNGDVVKIQQTYNGLPVYGTVATALIKDNKVTYFNDNFIKDYISSVPANASLNKKAALSKIAADLGKNEISDLPLLDFFQQGQNKHVAAKQRLVYASDEKGNLKLAYEFLVHEPKTSNHWNYVIDANSGEVISKMNMNLSCNFHDGAYSHDSQALALPQNKEYYPVNNNSLLLSADNASYNVFALPLEAPTFGARSIVTNPWILASSPEGWHSNGTTHYTITRGNNVYAYDDKDDDEATFGTSPDGGAARNFNFPYDANTKAINNLSASTTNLFYISNKVHDIFYKFGFTESARNFQNKNFGNGGLDDDDVFAQSQDGGGYNNANFASYPDSYNPVMQMYLWMGSNKVLFYNAPTDAVPRNVLGGRAQFGPSLNDIGITGDVKLSSVIDGCTALPAGELAGKIGLIERGGVSTCTFSSKVKNAQNAGATGVIIYNNAANGSTLGNMGGTDSTVTIPSILITNSEGEYIKTKLAANIPVNVDLRLDAKYDGSFDNGIVTHEYGHGISNRLTGTGYNCLNSGASREQMGEGWSDFFALMLTNKPGDNSSVARGIGTYAGGQGITGGGIRPAKYSPDFAINDYTYTDTNGMEYNNGQAIVPDVHSIGFVWATMLWDLNWEYVAKYGYASDVTSSTTSGSARVLQLVTDALKLQVCNPTFVDGRNAILQAEMATTGGADKCMIWRTFAKRGLGVAASAGTKTSINDQEQDFTVPAECFLSTSETGAVKNVGISIYPNPAKNEFYINFPNNTLGKVDVEIYDMSGKLISTENKISPESKKAISTSRLINGTYLVKVKGLGINTTSKVIIAK from the coding sequence ATGAAAAAAGTAATTCTACCTCTTATTATTGCAGTTTTCGCAGTAATACCTTCAATGTCATTTGCACAGTCAAATGAAGTGTTGATTAAAACTTATATTTCTCAAAATAAATTAAGAGAATATAAAAAATCTGATCTTAATCAATTTGTTGTTGATAATGTTGATTCTTCAAAATCATTAAATGGTGATGTAGTGAAAATTCAGCAGACTTATAATGGACTTCCCGTTTACGGTACCGTAGCAACAGCTTTGATTAAGGATAATAAAGTTACTTACTTTAATGATAATTTTATTAAAGATTATATAAGTTCGGTTCCAGCAAATGCTTCTTTAAATAAAAAAGCGGCACTTAGTAAAATAGCTGCTGATCTTGGTAAAAATGAAATTTCAGATCTTCCACTTTTAGATTTCTTTCAACAAGGGCAAAATAAGCATGTTGCTGCAAAACAGAGATTGGTTTATGCTTCTGATGAAAAAGGGAATCTAAAGTTGGCTTACGAATTTTTAGTTCATGAACCAAAAACTTCTAACCATTGGAATTACGTTATTGATGCTAATTCGGGAGAAGTAATCAGTAAAATGAATATGAACCTTTCTTGTAATTTCCATGATGGTGCCTATTCTCACGATTCGCAAGCATTAGCTTTGCCACAAAACAAAGAATATTATCCTGTAAATAACAATAGTTTATTATTGTCTGCAGATAATGCATCTTACAATGTTTTTGCTTTGCCTCTTGAAGCACCTACTTTTGGAGCGAGAAGTATCGTAACAAATCCTTGGATTCTTGCTTCTTCACCAGAAGGATGGCATTCTAACGGAACGACACATTATACAATCACAAGAGGAAATAATGTGTATGCATACGATGATAAAGATGACGACGAAGCTACTTTCGGAACTTCTCCCGATGGAGGAGCTGCAAGAAATTTTAATTTCCCGTATGATGCCAATACAAAAGCTATTAATAATTTATCAGCTTCCACAACCAACTTGTTTTATATAAGCAATAAGGTACATGATATTTTCTATAAATTTGGATTTACCGAGTCTGCAAGAAATTTCCAAAACAAAAATTTCGGAAACGGAGGTTTAGACGATGATGATGTTTTTGCGCAGTCTCAAGATGGTGGAGGGTATAATAATGCCAACTTCGCATCGTATCCGGATAGTTACAACCCGGTAATGCAGATGTATCTTTGGATGGGTTCTAATAAGGTATTGTTTTATAACGCACCAACAGATGCAGTTCCACGTAACGTATTGGGAGGAAGAGCTCAGTTCGGACCTAGTCTTAATGATATTGGGATTACAGGAGATGTAAAATTATCAAGCGTTATTGACGGGTGCACTGCTTTACCAGCAGGTGAATTAGCCGGGAAGATAGGTTTAATTGAAAGAGGAGGAGTTTCAACTTGTACTTTCTCTTCAAAAGTGAAAAATGCCCAAAATGCAGGAGCTACTGGAGTTATCATTTATAATAATGCTGCGAACGGTTCTACATTAGGTAATATGGGTGGAACAGATTCTACAGTTACAATTCCATCTATCTTGATTACCAATTCTGAAGGTGAATATATCAAAACAAAATTAGCTGCAAACATTCCTGTGAATGTTGATTTAAGATTAGATGCAAAGTATGATGGAAGTTTTGATAATGGTATTGTTACCCATGAATACGGTCATGGAATTTCAAACAGACTAACAGGAACTGGCTACAACTGTCTGAATTCAGGAGCAAGTAGAGAACAAATGGGTGAAGGTTGGTCAGACTTTTTCGCATTAATGTTAACCAACAAACCTGGAGATAATTCTTCAGTTGCAAGAGGAATTGGAACATACGCAGGAGGACAAGGAATCACGGGAGGCGGAATAAGACCTGCAAAATACTCTCCGGATTTTGCAATTAACGATTATACTTATACAGATACAAATGGGATGGAGTATAATAATGGTCAGGCTATCGTACCTGATGTTCACTCTATTGGTTTTGTTTGGGCAACAATGTTATGGGATTTAAATTGGGAATATGTTGCTAAATATGGTTACGCTTCAGATGTAACTTCAAGTACTACAAGTGGAAGTGCAAGAGTTTTACAATTGGTAACAGATGCATTGAAGCTTCAAGTTTGTAACCCTACATTTGTTGATGGTAGAAATGCAATTTTACAGGCAGAAATGGCTACTACAGGAGGTGCAGACAAATGTATGATCTGGAGAACTTTTGCTAAAAGAGGTTTAGGAGTGGCTGCTTCTGCAGGAACTAAAACCAGCATTAATGATCAGGAGCAAGACTTTACTGTTCCGGCTGAATGTTTCCTTTCTACATCAGAAACTGGTGCAGTTAAAAATGTTGGAATTTCAATTTATCCAAACCCGGCTAAAAACGAGTTTTACATTAATTTCCCAAACAACACTTTAGGAAAAGTAGATGTTGAAATTTATGATATGTCAGGAAAATTGATTTCTACAGAGAATAAAATTTCACCAGAATCTAAAAAAGCAATTTCTACAAGCAGATTGATCAACGGAACTTACTTAGTAAAAGTAAAAGGTTTAGGTATCAATACTACTTCAAAAGTTATTATTGCTAAATAA
- the truB gene encoding tRNA pseudouridine(55) synthase TruB — MTAEELQSGHIFLLDKPLDWTSFQAVNKMKYKLKREFDLPKKFKIGHAGTLDPRATGLLIVCTGKFTKKIPEIQDAPKEYWTEVKIGVQTESYDTEKPEILHQDISKVTEEDVKNALDKFLGEIDQKPPIFSAIKIDGARAYNLARAGEEVEMKSRKTTIHYIKDVEINFPLVSFTVGCSKGTYIRSLAHDIGQELGVGAYLTQLRRTKIGDYKIEDGTSDFLENEYRFENL; from the coding sequence ATGACAGCAGAAGAATTACAGTCAGGACACATATTTTTATTAGACAAACCTTTGGATTGGACTTCTTTTCAGGCGGTCAATAAAATGAAATATAAACTCAAAAGAGAATTTGATCTTCCAAAAAAATTCAAAATTGGTCATGCCGGAACTTTAGATCCGCGTGCGACTGGATTACTGATTGTCTGTACAGGAAAATTCACAAAAAAAATCCCTGAAATACAGGATGCTCCAAAAGAATATTGGACCGAAGTAAAAATAGGTGTACAAACCGAATCTTACGACACCGAAAAACCTGAAATTCTTCATCAGGATATTTCAAAGGTGACAGAAGAAGATGTAAAAAATGCTTTAGACAAATTTTTAGGTGAAATAGATCAGAAACCGCCGATTTTTTCTGCAATTAAAATTGATGGAGCAAGAGCGTACAATTTAGCAAGAGCAGGAGAGGAGGTCGAGATGAAATCCAGAAAAACAACTATTCATTACATTAAAGATGTTGAAATCAATTTTCCTTTGGTGAGTTTTACGGTGGGTTGTTCAAAAGGAACTTACATCAGAAGTTTAGCACACGATATTGGTCAGGAATTGGGAGTAGGAGCTTATCTTACCCAATTGAGAAGAACAAAAATCGGGGATTATAAAATTGAAGATGGAACCAGCGATTTTTTAGAAAACGAATATAGATTTGAAAATTTATGA
- the rpsA gene encoding 30S ribosomal protein S1 has translation MSKETNSAEVLLNQNVAPEQFDWDSFESGLDADARKEKSDLEEIYNGSLSSLNDNDVITGKVVRLTDKEAIVDIDFKSEGVISLNEFRYNPGLSVGDVVEVMVDRREDKTGQLQLSHRKARTLKAWDRVNELHETGEIVNGFVKSRTKGGMIVDVHGIEAFLPGSQIDVKPIKDYDQFVGKTMEFKVVKINPEFKNVVVSHKALIEADIEGQKKEIIAQLEKGQVLEGTVKNITSYGVFIDLGGVDGLIHITDLSWSRVNHPSEILEDGQTVKVVILDFDDEKTRIQLGMKQLEAHPWDALSADMKVGDKVKGKVVVLADYGAFVEIAPGVEGLIHVSEMSWSTHLRSAGDFVKVGDEVEAEVLTLDREDRKISLGMKQLSKDPWENIEAKYPVGSQHVGTVRNFTNFGVFVELEEGIDGLIYISDLSWTKKIKHPSEFCAVGDKLDVVVLELDIQARRLSLGHKQLQENPWDKFETKYAEGTVHAGKAVEVHDKGASVQFEDAEVEAFCPSRLLEKEDGSKIKKGEDAQFKVIEFNKEFKRVVVSHTGIFRDEEKKNVKESSSRNVSSSSNNEERSTLGDIDALAELKKKMEGGK, from the coding sequence ATGTCAAAAGAGACAAATTCAGCAGAGGTTTTATTAAACCAAAACGTAGCACCAGAACAATTTGATTGGGATTCTTTCGAATCAGGTCTTGATGCAGATGCGAGAAAAGAAAAAAGTGATCTTGAAGAAATCTACAACGGATCTCTTAGCAGCTTAAACGATAATGACGTTATCACTGGTAAAGTTGTAAGATTAACTGACAAAGAAGCTATCGTAGACATCGACTTCAAATCTGAAGGTGTTATTTCTCTTAACGAATTCCGTTACAACCCAGGTTTAAGCGTTGGTGATGTAGTAGAAGTAATGGTTGACAGAAGAGAAGACAAAACAGGTCAGTTACAGTTATCTCACAGAAAAGCTAGAACGCTTAAAGCTTGGGATAGAGTAAATGAGCTTCACGAAACTGGAGAAATCGTTAACGGTTTTGTTAAGTCTAGAACTAAAGGAGGTATGATCGTTGACGTACACGGAATCGAAGCATTCTTACCAGGTTCTCAAATTGATGTTAAGCCAATTAAAGATTACGATCAGTTCGTAGGTAAAACTATGGAGTTCAAAGTTGTGAAAATCAACCCTGAGTTCAAAAACGTAGTTGTATCTCACAAAGCATTGATCGAAGCAGATATCGAAGGTCAGAAAAAAGAAATCATCGCTCAGCTTGAAAAAGGTCAGGTTCTTGAAGGTACTGTTAAGAATATTACTTCTTACGGTGTATTCATCGACTTAGGAGGTGTTGATGGATTGATCCACATTACAGACCTTTCTTGGTCTAGAGTGAACCACCCATCTGAAATCCTAGAAGACGGACAGACTGTAAAAGTTGTTATCCTTGATTTTGATGACGAGAAAACAAGAATCCAATTAGGTATGAAGCAATTAGAAGCTCATCCTTGGGATGCTCTTTCTGCTGATATGAAAGTTGGTGATAAAGTAAAAGGAAAAGTAGTAGTTCTTGCTGACTATGGTGCATTCGTTGAGATCGCTCCAGGTGTAGAAGGATTAATTCACGTTTCTGAAATGTCTTGGTCTACTCACTTGAGAAGCGCAGGAGATTTCGTAAAAGTAGGTGACGAAGTGGAAGCTGAAGTACTTACTCTTGATAGAGAAGACAGAAAAATCTCTTTAGGTATGAAACAATTATCTAAAGATCCATGGGAAAATATCGAAGCTAAGTATCCAGTAGGTTCTCAACACGTTGGAACTGTAAGAAACTTTACAAACTTCGGTGTATTCGTAGAATTGGAAGAAGGTATTGATGGATTAATCTATATCTCTGATCTTTCTTGGACTAAGAAAATCAAGCACCCATCTGAGTTCTGTGCAGTTGGTGATAAATTAGATGTTGTAGTTCTAGAATTAGACATCCAAGCTAGAAGATTATCTCTAGGTCACAAACAACTTCAAGAAAACCCTTGGGATAAATTTGAAACTAAATATGCTGAAGGAACTGTACACGCTGGTAAAGCTGTAGAAGTACACGATAAAGGTGCTTCTGTACAATTCGAAGATGCTGAAGTTGAAGCTTTCTGCCCATCAAGATTATTAGAGAAGGAAGACGGATCTAAAATCAAAAAAGGTGAAGATGCTCAGTTTAAAGTAATCGAATTCAACAAAGAATTCAAGAGAGTAGTAGTTTCTCACACAGGTATCTTCAGAGACGAAGAGAAAAAGAATGTGAAAGAATCTTCTTCTAGAAATGTTTCTTCTTCTTCAAACAACGAAGAAAGATCAACTCTTGGAGACATCGATGCTTTAGCAGAATTGAAAAAGAAAATGGAAGGAGGTAAATAA